Proteins from a genomic interval of Drosophila melanogaster chromosome 2R:
- the ena gene encoding enabled, isoform G — MTEQSIIGARASVMVYDDNQKKWVPSGSSSGLSKVQIYHHQQNNTFRVVGRKLQDHEVVINCSILKGLKYNQATATFHQWRDSKFVYGLNFSSQNDAENFARAMMHALEVLSGRVANNPGGPPTNGNGYEEDMGYRTMTSEDAAILRQNNSIGGHVTPSAQTPTSQTNQNNIPQSPPTPQGHHRTSRNSLSAPPAPQPQQQQQQQQAQQMGQPGSHYGPTGNGPTSNGLPQQVNSQIPPAPQQQPQQQQFQQQQQQQQYQQMVQAGYAPSQQAQQQPPQAPQPPLQNGGMYMVGHGHLPSSASANSVVYASQQQMLPQAHPQAPQAPTMPGPGYGGPPVPPPQQQAENPYGQVPMPPPMNPSQQQQPGQVPLNRMSSQGGPGGPPAPAPPPPPPSFGGAAGGGPPPPAPPQMFNGAPPPPAMGGGPPPAPPAPPAMGGGPPPAPGGPGAPPPPPPPPGLGGAPKKEDPQADLMGSLASQLQQIKLKKNKVTTSAPENSGSSTSSGGSGNYGTIGRSSNGMASMMDEMAKTLARRRAQAEKKDPDPEAEVKKRPWEKSNTLPHKLSGGAGSGSAGSGHEGANGNSGGAGSNTTNSGGESPRPMRKRFGSASEETILKVNGDGLSLALSNGDLDTLKAEIVREMRLEIQKVKNEIIDAIKSEFNRR, encoded by the exons ATGAC TGAGCAGAGTATTATCGGGGCGCGGGCCTCTGTGATGGTGTACGATGACAACCAGAAGAAGTGGGTGCCATCGGGCAGCTCGTCGGGATTGAGCAAGGTGCAGATCTACCACCACCAGCAGAACAACACGTTCCGTGTGGTGGGACGAAAGCTGCAGGATCACGAGGTGGTCATCAACTGCTCCATTCTGAAGGGACTGAAGTACAATCAGGCCACGGCAACATTTCATCAGTGGCGCGATTCGAAATTCGTTTACGGCTTGAACTTCTCGAGCCAAAATGATGCGGAGAACTTTGCTAGGGCCATGATGCATGCCCTGGAA GTGCTCAGTGGTCGCGTGGCGAACAACCCAGGTGGACCGCCCACAAATGGCAATGGCTATGAGGAGGACATGGGCTATCGCACGATGACCAGCGAGGATGCAGCCATACTGCGTCAGAACAACAGCATAGGTGGGCACGTCACGCCCTCGGCCCAGACGCCCACCTCGCAGACCAACCAGAATAACATCCCCCAGAGCCCGCCGACGCCCCAGGGTCATCATCGCACCAGCAG GAATTCCCTCAGCGCCCCACCGGCACCACAgccccaacagcagcagcagcagcagcaggcgcagcaaATGGGTCAGCCAGGATCCCACTATGGACCCACTGGAAATGGACCCACTTCGAATGGCCTGCCACAGCAGGTGAACTCACAGATTCCGCCGgcaccgcagcagcagccacaacagcaacagtttcagcagcagcagcagcaacagcaatatcaGCAAATGGTCCAGGCGGGCTATGCGCCCTCTCAG caggcgcagcagcagccaccgcAAGCGCCACAGCCGCCGCTCCAGAACGGTGGAATGTACATGGTGGGTCATGGTCATCTACCGAGCTCCGCGAGCGCCAACAGTGTTGTGTACGCCAGCCAGCAGCAGATGCTCCCGCAGGCGCATCCACAGGCACCTCAGGCGCCGACGATGCCAGGTCCGGGCTACGGTGGTCCACCAGTACCTCCGCCCCAGCAGCAGGCAGAGAATCCGTACGGTCAGGTACCCATGCCGCCGCCAATGAATCCgtcacagcaacagcagccaggTCAGGTGCCTCTAAACCGGATGAGCAGCCAGGGTGGTCCAGGTGGCCCACCGGCTCCTGCTCCGCCCCCGCCACCACCCAGTTTTGGTGGAGCTGCTGGAGGaggaccaccaccaccagcccCGCCACAGATGTTCAACGGCGCACCGCCGCCGCCAGCCATGGGCGGTGGACCACCGCCGGCTCCACCGGCACCGCCAGCAATGGGTGGCGGACCACCGCCAGCACCGGGCGGACCAGgggcaccaccaccaccgcctccgccgccgGGATTGGGAGGAGCGCCTAAGAAGGAAGATCCCCAGGCAGATCTCATGGGCTCGCTGGCCTCCCAGCTGCAGCAGATCAAGCTCAAAAAGAATAAG gtcACCACCTCTGCTCCGGAGAATAGCGGCAGCAGCACGTCCAGTGGCGGCAGCGGCAACTATGGAACCATAGGACGAAGCTCTAATGGCATGGCCTCCATGATGGACGAGATGGCCAAGACGCTGGCACGACGACGCGCCCAAGCAGAAAAGAAGGAT CCCGATCCTGAAGCCGAAGTGAAAAAACGCCCCTGGGAAAAGTCCAATACACTGCCCCATAAGCTAAGCGGCGGAGCTGGCAGCGGATCTGCTGGAAGTGGCCATGAAGGAGCGAATGGTAACTCGGGCGGTGCTGGTAGCAACACAACGAACAGTGGCGGCGAGTCCCCGCG
- the ena gene encoding enabled, isoform B, whose product MAMKKLYAKTSFTSKKPSSAANSTPILAYHQQQHQQPGNGICEFQVVAPGHSGELMIRRSQSMHHKMSPPVGGLGSKSEYYSIEELQELDLLDYRHPMYHHYQQQELRQRYHEHEQLVLQLPKATSPKAGPIYEAPQRSQQQQDQMFEQSIIGARASVMVYDDNQKKWVPSGSSSGLSKVQIYHHQQNNTFRVVGRKLQDHEVVINCSILKGLKYNQATATFHQWRDSKFVYGLNFSSQNDAENFARAMMHALEVLSGRVANNPGGPPTNGNGYEEDMGYRTMTSEDAAILRQNNSIGGHVTPSAQTPTSQTNQNNIPQSPPTPQGHHRTSRNSLSAPPAPQPQQQQQQQQAQQMGQPGSHYGPTGNGPTSNGLPQQVNSQIPPAPQQQPQQQQFQQQQQQQQYQQMVQAGYAPSQQYQQPHYVLSNSNPNLTVHQYPTQQAQQQPPQAPQPPLQNGGMYMVGHGHLPSSASANSVVYASQQQMLPQAHPQAPQAPTMPGPGYGGPPVPPPQQQAENPYGQVPMPPPMNPSQQQQPGQVPLNRMSSQGGPGGPPAPAPPPPPPSFGGAAGGGPPPPAPPQMFNGAPPPPAMGGGPPPAPPAPPAMGGGPPPAPGGPGAPPPPPPPPGLGGAPKKEDPQADLMGSLASQLQQIKLKKNKVTTSAPENSGSSTSSGGSGNYGTIGRSSNGMASMMDEMAKTLARRRAQAEKKDPDPEAEVKKRPWEKSNTLPHKLSGGAGSGSAGSGHEGANGNSGGAGSNTTNSGGESPRPMRKRFGSASEETILKQVNGDGLSLALSNGDLDTLKAEIVREMRLEIQKVKNEIIDAIKSEFNRR is encoded by the exons ATGGCCATGAAGAAGCTCTACGCGAAGACCTCGTTCACCAGCAAGAAGCCATCGAGTGCCGCCAATTCCACTCCGATATTGGCCtaccaccagcaacagcatcagcagccgGGCAATGGCATTTGCGAGTTCCAGGTGGTGGCACCTGGTCACTCCGGTGAGCTAATGATACGCCGCAGCCAAAGTATGCACCACAAGATGTCGCCTCCAGTCGGCGGCCTGGGCTCCAAGTCGGAGTACTACAGCATTGAGGAGCTGCAGGAGCTGGATTTGCTGGACTATCGTCATCCCATGTACCATCATTatcagcagcaggagctgagGCAGCGCTACCATGAGCACGAGCAGTTGGTGCTGCAGTTACCCAAGGCTACTAGTCCAAAGGCAGGACCCATCTATGAGGCACCACAGAGatctcagcagcagcaggatcagaTGTT TGAGCAGAGTATTATCGGGGCGCGGGCCTCTGTGATGGTGTACGATGACAACCAGAAGAAGTGGGTGCCATCGGGCAGCTCGTCGGGATTGAGCAAGGTGCAGATCTACCACCACCAGCAGAACAACACGTTCCGTGTGGTGGGACGAAAGCTGCAGGATCACGAGGTGGTCATCAACTGCTCCATTCTGAAGGGACTGAAGTACAATCAGGCCACGGCAACATTTCATCAGTGGCGCGATTCGAAATTCGTTTACGGCTTGAACTTCTCGAGCCAAAATGATGCGGAGAACTTTGCTAGGGCCATGATGCATGCCCTGGAA GTGCTCAGTGGTCGCGTGGCGAACAACCCAGGTGGACCGCCCACAAATGGCAATGGCTATGAGGAGGACATGGGCTATCGCACGATGACCAGCGAGGATGCAGCCATACTGCGTCAGAACAACAGCATAGGTGGGCACGTCACGCCCTCGGCCCAGACGCCCACCTCGCAGACCAACCAGAATAACATCCCCCAGAGCCCGCCGACGCCCCAGGGTCATCATCGCACCAGCAG GAATTCCCTCAGCGCCCCACCGGCACCACAgccccaacagcagcagcagcagcagcaggcgcagcaaATGGGTCAGCCAGGATCCCACTATGGACCCACTGGAAATGGACCCACTTCGAATGGCCTGCCACAGCAGGTGAACTCACAGATTCCGCCGgcaccgcagcagcagccacaacagcaacagtttcagcagcagcagcagcaacagcaatatcaGCAAATGGTCCAGGCGGGCTATGCGCCCTCTCAG CAGTATCAGCAACCCCACTACGTGCTCTCCAATTCTAATCCCAATCTAACTGTGCACCAATACCCGACAcagcaggcgcagcagcagccaccgcAAGCGCCACAGCCGCCGCTCCAGAACGGTGGAATGTACATGGTGGGTCATGGTCATCTACCGAGCTCCGCGAGCGCCAACAGTGTTGTGTACGCCAGCCAGCAGCAGATGCTCCCGCAGGCGCATCCACAGGCACCTCAGGCGCCGACGATGCCAGGTCCGGGCTACGGTGGTCCACCAGTACCTCCGCCCCAGCAGCAGGCAGAGAATCCGTACGGTCAGGTACCCATGCCGCCGCCAATGAATCCgtcacagcaacagcagccaggTCAGGTGCCTCTAAACCGGATGAGCAGCCAGGGTGGTCCAGGTGGCCCACCGGCTCCTGCTCCGCCCCCGCCACCACCCAGTTTTGGTGGAGCTGCTGGAGGaggaccaccaccaccagcccCGCCACAGATGTTCAACGGCGCACCGCCGCCGCCAGCCATGGGCGGTGGACCACCGCCGGCTCCACCGGCACCGCCAGCAATGGGTGGCGGACCACCGCCAGCACCGGGCGGACCAGgggcaccaccaccaccgcctccgccgccgGGATTGGGAGGAGCGCCTAAGAAGGAAGATCCCCAGGCAGATCTCATGGGCTCGCTGGCCTCCCAGCTGCAGCAGATCAAGCTCAAAAAGAATAAG gtcACCACCTCTGCTCCGGAGAATAGCGGCAGCAGCACGTCCAGTGGCGGCAGCGGCAACTATGGAACCATAGGACGAAGCTCTAATGGCATGGCCTCCATGATGGACGAGATGGCCAAGACGCTGGCACGACGACGCGCCCAAGCAGAAAAGAAGGAT CCCGATCCTGAAGCCGAAGTGAAAAAACGCCCCTGGGAAAAGTCCAATACACTGCCCCATAAGCTAAGCGGCGGAGCTGGCAGCGGATCTGCTGGAAGTGGCCATGAAGGAGCGAATGGTAACTCGGGCGGTGCTGGTAGCAACACAACGAACAGTGGCGGCGAGTCCCCGCG
- the ena gene encoding enabled, isoform A yields MTEQSIIGARASVMVYDDNQKKWVPSGSSSGLSKVQIYHHQQNNTFRVVGRKLQDHEVVINCSILKGLKYNQATATFHQWRDSKFVYGLNFSSQNDAENFARAMMHALEVLSGRVANNPGGPPTNGNGYEEDMGYRTMTSEDAAILRQNNSIGGHVTPSAQTPTSQTNQNNIPQSPPTPQGHHRTSSAPPAPQPQQQQQQQQAQQMGQPGSHYGPTGNGPTSNGLPQQVNSQIPPAPQQQPQQQQFQQQQQQQQYQQMVQAGYAPSQQYQQPHYVLSNSNPNLTVHQYPTQQAQQQPPQAPQPPLQNGGMYMVGHGHLPSSASANSVVYASQQQMLPQAHPQAPQAPTMPGPGYGGPPVPPPQQQAENPYGQVPMPPPMNPSQQQQPGQVPLNRMSSQGGPGGPPAPAPPPPPPSFGGAAGGGPPPPAPPQMFNGAPPPPAMGGGPPPAPPAPPAMGGGPPPAPGGPGAPPPPPPPPGLGGAPKKEDPQADLMGSLASQLQQIKLKKNKVTTSAPENSGSSTSSGGSGNYGTIGRSSNGMASMMDEMAKTLARRRAQAEKKDPDPEAEVKKRPWEKSNTLPHKLSGGAGSGSAGSGHEGANGNSGGAGSNTTNSGGESPRPMRKRFGSASEETILKVNGDGLSLALSNGDLDTLKAEIVREMRLEIQKVKNEIIDAIKSEFNRR; encoded by the exons ATGAC TGAGCAGAGTATTATCGGGGCGCGGGCCTCTGTGATGGTGTACGATGACAACCAGAAGAAGTGGGTGCCATCGGGCAGCTCGTCGGGATTGAGCAAGGTGCAGATCTACCACCACCAGCAGAACAACACGTTCCGTGTGGTGGGACGAAAGCTGCAGGATCACGAGGTGGTCATCAACTGCTCCATTCTGAAGGGACTGAAGTACAATCAGGCCACGGCAACATTTCATCAGTGGCGCGATTCGAAATTCGTTTACGGCTTGAACTTCTCGAGCCAAAATGATGCGGAGAACTTTGCTAGGGCCATGATGCATGCCCTGGAA GTGCTCAGTGGTCGCGTGGCGAACAACCCAGGTGGACCGCCCACAAATGGCAATGGCTATGAGGAGGACATGGGCTATCGCACGATGACCAGCGAGGATGCAGCCATACTGCGTCAGAACAACAGCATAGGTGGGCACGTCACGCCCTCGGCCCAGACGCCCACCTCGCAGACCAACCAGAATAACATCCCCCAGAGCCCGCCGACGCCCCAGGGTCATCATCGCACCAGCAG CGCCCCACCGGCACCACAgccccaacagcagcagcagcagcagcaggcgcagcaaATGGGTCAGCCAGGATCCCACTATGGACCCACTGGAAATGGACCCACTTCGAATGGCCTGCCACAGCAGGTGAACTCACAGATTCCGCCGgcaccgcagcagcagccacaacagcaacagtttcagcagcagcagcagcaacagcaatatcaGCAAATGGTCCAGGCGGGCTATGCGCCCTCTCAG CAGTATCAGCAACCCCACTACGTGCTCTCCAATTCTAATCCCAATCTAACTGTGCACCAATACCCGACAcagcaggcgcagcagcagccaccgcAAGCGCCACAGCCGCCGCTCCAGAACGGTGGAATGTACATGGTGGGTCATGGTCATCTACCGAGCTCCGCGAGCGCCAACAGTGTTGTGTACGCCAGCCAGCAGCAGATGCTCCCGCAGGCGCATCCACAGGCACCTCAGGCGCCGACGATGCCAGGTCCGGGCTACGGTGGTCCACCAGTACCTCCGCCCCAGCAGCAGGCAGAGAATCCGTACGGTCAGGTACCCATGCCGCCGCCAATGAATCCgtcacagcaacagcagccaggTCAGGTGCCTCTAAACCGGATGAGCAGCCAGGGTGGTCCAGGTGGCCCACCGGCTCCTGCTCCGCCCCCGCCACCACCCAGTTTTGGTGGAGCTGCTGGAGGaggaccaccaccaccagcccCGCCACAGATGTTCAACGGCGCACCGCCGCCGCCAGCCATGGGCGGTGGACCACCGCCGGCTCCACCGGCACCGCCAGCAATGGGTGGCGGACCACCGCCAGCACCGGGCGGACCAGgggcaccaccaccaccgcctccgccgccgGGATTGGGAGGAGCGCCTAAGAAGGAAGATCCCCAGGCAGATCTCATGGGCTCGCTGGCCTCCCAGCTGCAGCAGATCAAGCTCAAAAAGAATAAG gtcACCACCTCTGCTCCGGAGAATAGCGGCAGCAGCACGTCCAGTGGCGGCAGCGGCAACTATGGAACCATAGGACGAAGCTCTAATGGCATGGCCTCCATGATGGACGAGATGGCCAAGACGCTGGCACGACGACGCGCCCAAGCAGAAAAGAAGGAT CCCGATCCTGAAGCCGAAGTGAAAAAACGCCCCTGGGAAAAGTCCAATACACTGCCCCATAAGCTAAGCGGCGGAGCTGGCAGCGGATCTGCTGGAAGTGGCCATGAAGGAGCGAATGGTAACTCGGGCGGTGCTGGTAGCAACACAACGAACAGTGGCGGCGAGTCCCCGCG
- the ena gene encoding enabled, isoform D yields MTEQSIIGARASVMVYDDNQKKWVPSGSSSGLSKVQIYHHQQNNTFRVVGRKLQDHEVVINCSILKGLKYNQATATFHQWRDSKFVYGLNFSSQNDAENFARAMMHALEVLSGRVANNPGGPPTNGNGYEEDMGYRTMTSEDAAILRQNNSIGGHVTPSAQTPTSQTNQNNIPQSPPTPQGHHRTSRNSLSAPPAPQPQQQQQQQQAQQMGQPGSHYGPTGNGPTSNGLPQQVNSQIPPAPQQQPQQQQFQQQQQQQQYQQMVQAGYAPSQYQQPHYVLSNSNPNLTVHQYPTQQAQQQPPQAPQPPLQNGGMYMVGHGHLPSSASANSVVYASQQQMLPQAHPQAPQAPTMPGPGYGGPPVPPPQQQAENPYGQVPMPPPMNPSQQQQPGQVPLNRMSSQGGPGGPPAPAPPPPPPSFGGAAGGGPPPPAPPQMFNGAPPPPAMGGGPPPAPPAPPAMGGGPPPAPGGPGAPPPPPPPPGLGGAPKKEDPQADLMGSLASQLQQIKLKKNKVTTSAPENSGSSTSSGGSGNYGTIGRSSNGMASMMDEMAKTLARRRAQAEKKDPDPEAEVKKRPWEKSNTLPHKLSGGAGSGSAGSGHEGANGNSGGAGSNTTNSGGESPRPMRKRFGSASEETILKVNGDGLSLALSNGDLDTLKAEIVREMRLEIQKVKNEIIDAIKSEFNRR; encoded by the exons ATGAC TGAGCAGAGTATTATCGGGGCGCGGGCCTCTGTGATGGTGTACGATGACAACCAGAAGAAGTGGGTGCCATCGGGCAGCTCGTCGGGATTGAGCAAGGTGCAGATCTACCACCACCAGCAGAACAACACGTTCCGTGTGGTGGGACGAAAGCTGCAGGATCACGAGGTGGTCATCAACTGCTCCATTCTGAAGGGACTGAAGTACAATCAGGCCACGGCAACATTTCATCAGTGGCGCGATTCGAAATTCGTTTACGGCTTGAACTTCTCGAGCCAAAATGATGCGGAGAACTTTGCTAGGGCCATGATGCATGCCCTGGAA GTGCTCAGTGGTCGCGTGGCGAACAACCCAGGTGGACCGCCCACAAATGGCAATGGCTATGAGGAGGACATGGGCTATCGCACGATGACCAGCGAGGATGCAGCCATACTGCGTCAGAACAACAGCATAGGTGGGCACGTCACGCCCTCGGCCCAGACGCCCACCTCGCAGACCAACCAGAATAACATCCCCCAGAGCCCGCCGACGCCCCAGGGTCATCATCGCACCAGCAG GAATTCCCTCAGCGCCCCACCGGCACCACAgccccaacagcagcagcagcagcagcaggcgcagcaaATGGGTCAGCCAGGATCCCACTATGGACCCACTGGAAATGGACCCACTTCGAATGGCCTGCCACAGCAGGTGAACTCACAGATTCCGCCGgcaccgcagcagcagccacaacagcaacagtttcagcagcagcagcagcaacagcaatatcaGCAAATGGTCCAGGCGGGCTATGCGCCCTCTCAG TATCAGCAACCCCACTACGTGCTCTCCAATTCTAATCCCAATCTAACTGTGCACCAATACCCGACAcagcaggcgcagcagcagccaccgcAAGCGCCACAGCCGCCGCTCCAGAACGGTGGAATGTACATGGTGGGTCATGGTCATCTACCGAGCTCCGCGAGCGCCAACAGTGTTGTGTACGCCAGCCAGCAGCAGATGCTCCCGCAGGCGCATCCACAGGCACCTCAGGCGCCGACGATGCCAGGTCCGGGCTACGGTGGTCCACCAGTACCTCCGCCCCAGCAGCAGGCAGAGAATCCGTACGGTCAGGTACCCATGCCGCCGCCAATGAATCCgtcacagcaacagcagccaggTCAGGTGCCTCTAAACCGGATGAGCAGCCAGGGTGGTCCAGGTGGCCCACCGGCTCCTGCTCCGCCCCCGCCACCACCCAGTTTTGGTGGAGCTGCTGGAGGaggaccaccaccaccagcccCGCCACAGATGTTCAACGGCGCACCGCCGCCGCCAGCCATGGGCGGTGGACCACCGCCGGCTCCACCGGCACCGCCAGCAATGGGTGGCGGACCACCGCCAGCACCGGGCGGACCAGgggcaccaccaccaccgcctccgccgccgGGATTGGGAGGAGCGCCTAAGAAGGAAGATCCCCAGGCAGATCTCATGGGCTCGCTGGCCTCCCAGCTGCAGCAGATCAAGCTCAAAAAGAATAAG gtcACCACCTCTGCTCCGGAGAATAGCGGCAGCAGCACGTCCAGTGGCGGCAGCGGCAACTATGGAACCATAGGACGAAGCTCTAATGGCATGGCCTCCATGATGGACGAGATGGCCAAGACGCTGGCACGACGACGCGCCCAAGCAGAAAAGAAGGAT CCCGATCCTGAAGCCGAAGTGAAAAAACGCCCCTGGGAAAAGTCCAATACACTGCCCCATAAGCTAAGCGGCGGAGCTGGCAGCGGATCTGCTGGAAGTGGCCATGAAGGAGCGAATGGTAACTCGGGCGGTGCTGGTAGCAACACAACGAACAGTGGCGGCGAGTCCCCGCG
- the ena gene encoding enabled, isoform F, producing MAMKKLYAKTSFTSKKPSSAANSTPILAYHQQQHQQPGNGICEFQVVAPGHSGELMIRRSQSMHHKMSPPVGGLGSKSEYYSIEELQELDLLDYRHPMYHHYQQQELRQRYHEHEQLVLQLPKATSPKAGPIYEAPQRSQQQQDQMLYVPTAAQRDSSSSAAATSIASSSTLTSSPSPSSSSSLIFSTLRKCVSPSNPSVNPNQPSKTQPSKLGCSMSFSIRTTTATAATAAAANAATATLSTQQQQQQAQQQHKQHLYSNIHHYLIRQQQQKQHYTLQRRHNSVKDKFIGGITTIFAEQSIIGARASVMVYDDNQKKWVPSGSSSGLSKVQIYHHQQNNTFRVVGRKLQDHEVVINCSILKGLKYNQATATFHQWRDSKFVYGLNFSSQNDAENFARAMMHALEVLSGRVANNPGGPPTNGNGYEEDMGYRTMTSEDAAILRQNNSIGGHVTPSAQTPTSQTNQNNIPQSPPTPQGHHRTSSAPPAPQPQQQQQQQQAQQMGQPGSHYGPTGNGPTSNGLPQQVNSQIPPAPQQQPQQQQFQQQQQQQQYQQMVQAGYAPSQQYQQPHYVLSNSNPNLTVHQYPTQQAQQQPPQAPQPPLQNGGMYMVGHGHLPSSASANSVVYASQQQMLPQAHPQAPQAPTMPGPGYGGPPVPPPQQQAENPYGQVPMPPPMNPSQQQQPGQVPLNRMSSQGGPGGPPAPAPPPPPPSFGGAAGGGPPPPAPPQMFNGAPPPPAMGGGPPPAPPAPPAMGGGPPPAPGGPGAPPPPPPPPGLGGAPKKEDPQADLMGSLASQLQQIKLKKNKVTTSAPENSGSSTSSGGSGNYGTIGRSSNGMASMMDEMAKTLARRRAQAEKKDPDPEAEVKKRPWEKSNTLPHKLSGGAGSGSAGSGHEGANGNSGGAGSNTTNSGGESPRPMRKRFGSASEETILKVNGDGLSLALSNGDLDTLKAEIVREMRLEIQKVKNEIIDAIKSEFNRR from the exons ATGGCCATGAAGAAGCTCTACGCGAAGACCTCGTTCACCAGCAAGAAGCCATCGAGTGCCGCCAATTCCACTCCGATATTGGCCtaccaccagcaacagcatcagcagccgGGCAATGGCATTTGCGAGTTCCAGGTGGTGGCACCTGGTCACTCCGGTGAGCTAATGATACGCCGCAGCCAAAGTATGCACCACAAGATGTCGCCTCCAGTCGGCGGCCTGGGCTCCAAGTCGGAGTACTACAGCATTGAGGAGCTGCAGGAGCTGGATTTGCTGGACTATCGTCATCCCATGTACCATCATTatcagcagcaggagctgagGCAGCGCTACCATGAGCACGAGCAGTTGGTGCTGCAGTTACCCAAGGCTACTAGTCCAAAGGCAGGACCCATCTATGAGGCACCACAGAGatctcagcagcagcaggatcagaTGTTGTATGTACCAACGGCAGCGCAAAGAGATTCATCATCAAGTGCTGCAGCCACATCTATAGCCAGCTCATCTACCCTAACTTCATCCCCATCGCCATCCTCCTCTTCATCTCTGATCTTTTCCACTTTGCGCAAATGCGTTTCGCCCTCGAATCCCTCGGTGAATCCGAACCAACCCTCAAAAACTCAACCCTCCAAACTGGGCTGTTCCATGTCGTTTTCAATTAGAAcgacaacggcaacagcagccacagccgcagcagcaaatgcagcaacagcaacactatcgacacagcagcaacaacagcaggcacagcagcaacacaagCAACATCTCTATAGCAACATACATCATTATCTGAtccgacaacaacagcagaaacaACACTACACATTACAACGTCGCCATAATTCGGTCAAAGATAAATTCATTGGGGGCATTACAACGATTTTTGC TGAGCAGAGTATTATCGGGGCGCGGGCCTCTGTGATGGTGTACGATGACAACCAGAAGAAGTGGGTGCCATCGGGCAGCTCGTCGGGATTGAGCAAGGTGCAGATCTACCACCACCAGCAGAACAACACGTTCCGTGTGGTGGGACGAAAGCTGCAGGATCACGAGGTGGTCATCAACTGCTCCATTCTGAAGGGACTGAAGTACAATCAGGCCACGGCAACATTTCATCAGTGGCGCGATTCGAAATTCGTTTACGGCTTGAACTTCTCGAGCCAAAATGATGCGGAGAACTTTGCTAGGGCCATGATGCATGCCCTGGAA GTGCTCAGTGGTCGCGTGGCGAACAACCCAGGTGGACCGCCCACAAATGGCAATGGCTATGAGGAGGACATGGGCTATCGCACGATGACCAGCGAGGATGCAGCCATACTGCGTCAGAACAACAGCATAGGTGGGCACGTCACGCCCTCGGCCCAGACGCCCACCTCGCAGACCAACCAGAATAACATCCCCCAGAGCCCGCCGACGCCCCAGGGTCATCATCGCACCAGCAG CGCCCCACCGGCACCACAgccccaacagcagcagcagcagcagcaggcgcagcaaATGGGTCAGCCAGGATCCCACTATGGACCCACTGGAAATGGACCCACTTCGAATGGCCTGCCACAGCAGGTGAACTCACAGATTCCGCCGgcaccgcagcagcagccacaacagcaacagtttcagcagcagcagcagcaacagcaatatcaGCAAATGGTCCAGGCGGGCTATGCGCCCTCTCAG CAGTATCAGCAACCCCACTACGTGCTCTCCAATTCTAATCCCAATCTAACTGTGCACCAATACCCGACAcagcaggcgcagcagcagccaccgcAAGCGCCACAGCCGCCGCTCCAGAACGGTGGAATGTACATGGTGGGTCATGGTCATCTACCGAGCTCCGCGAGCGCCAACAGTGTTGTGTACGCCAGCCAGCAGCAGATGCTCCCGCAGGCGCATCCACAGGCACCTCAGGCGCCGACGATGCCAGGTCCGGGCTACGGTGGTCCACCAGTACCTCCGCCCCAGCAGCAGGCAGAGAATCCGTACGGTCAGGTACCCATGCCGCCGCCAATGAATCCgtcacagcaacagcagccaggTCAGGTGCCTCTAAACCGGATGAGCAGCCAGGGTGGTCCAGGTGGCCCACCGGCTCCTGCTCCGCCCCCGCCACCACCCAGTTTTGGTGGAGCTGCTGGAGGaggaccaccaccaccagcccCGCCACAGATGTTCAACGGCGCACCGCCGCCGCCAGCCATGGGCGGTGGACCACCGCCGGCTCCACCGGCACCGCCAGCAATGGGTGGCGGACCACCGCCAGCACCGGGCGGACCAGgggcaccaccaccaccgcctccgccgccgGGATTGGGAGGAGCGCCTAAGAAGGAAGATCCCCAGGCAGATCTCATGGGCTCGCTGGCCTCCCAGCTGCAGCAGATCAAGCTCAAAAAGAATAAG gtcACCACCTCTGCTCCGGAGAATAGCGGCAGCAGCACGTCCAGTGGCGGCAGCGGCAACTATGGAACCATAGGACGAAGCTCTAATGGCATGGCCTCCATGATGGACGAGATGGCCAAGACGCTGGCACGACGACGCGCCCAAGCAGAAAAGAAGGAT CCCGATCCTGAAGCCGAAGTGAAAAAACGCCCCTGGGAAAAGTCCAATACACTGCCCCATAAGCTAAGCGGCGGAGCTGGCAGCGGATCTGCTGGAAGTGGCCATGAAGGAGCGAATGGTAACTCGGGCGGTGCTGGTAGCAACACAACGAACAGTGGCGGCGAGTCCCCGCG